DNA from Rubripirellula lacrimiformis:
TTCGTCGGGACCGGCGGTGTCGAAGGAATCAATGAAAGTCACTATTTGAGCGCCGTATACGGGATCGAACAGACGCTCGGCCAAGCCAACACCCCGCTGCGACAGATCCTCAATCATGCTCAGGATCAGTTCTGTGGCGACATGCCGCTGCTGTATGCATTGACGGTGATCCAGCAGATGCCCGATGGCAAACTGCACACCCGCGGGCTGTTCATTGGCGACGATCACGAGACGTTTTTTGCAGCCGCCGAATTGGCTGGAAAGGTCAACATCACGCACCTTGATCACGCCCCGCAGCATGTGGTGGCGTATCTGGATCCGCGAGAATTTTCCAGCACCTGGCTGGGAAACAAAGCGATCTATCGGACCCGTTTGGCGATCGCAACCGGCGGACGCCTGACGGTGATCGGGCCAGCGGTGAAAAAGTTCGGCGAAGACAAATCGATCGACCTGCTGATTCGAAAGTATGGCTATCGCACCAAAGCGGAAATCATCCAACTGTTTGCCGAGAACGAAGACTTGCGAGCCAATCCATCGGCCGCCGCGCACCTGGTCCACGGATCTCACGAGAATCGGTTCGAAGTCGTTTACGCCGCCGGTAAATTGACCGCCGAAGAAATTCGTAGCGTCAACTACACCCCCGGTGACGTCAACGAACTGATGAACCGATACGACGTCAATCAATTGGAAGACGGTTTCCATCAGGACATCGATGGGTCCGAATTTTACTTCATCCAGAACCCAGCACTGGGGTTGTGGCAGGCCCCCTTGTAAACCAGGAAACGCTTGTTTGCGGGTTGTTTTGTTCCTTTATGTGGAAATAGCGGTTTGTTTCGTGCCTTTTGGCCGTTCCTGACGTATCATTGATTGCATGAGGAAAGCGAGCAACATCGGCTCGGTTCGCAGCTCGCTTTTCGCGTGTCGTTCGGTAACGACGTTCGCTACCGGATGAAGGCAATCTGACTTGGCTGGTTCCGAGCCGGCAGTCGACTGATGCGTGGGAGGTCCGTCATGGGTTTTCTGTTCCGCACGGGATCGCCAGGGGAAAGTTCGCCGCAGGAAAGTTCGCCGCAGGAAAGTTCACTAGGCCAAACTTCGGTAGGGATCGCAGCCGACCGCGAAACCGTCGACCGTGAAGCAGCCGACCGTGAAGCAGCCGACCGTGAAGCCAACAAGCGCGAAGCCAACGAGCGGGCATCGGGCCCACGCCCCACCGGCATCACCTCGTATCGTGATTTGCCCGCCTACGGTGTCTTGCAGCACGCCGCCGAACAGATCCCCACACGGCCGGCAATCGTTTACGGCGACCTGGTTTGGAACTACGGTCGGCTGAACTACGACAGCATCCGAGTCGCGGCTTTGCTGCAACGGATGGGAGTCCGACCGGGGGACCGGGTCGGTATCTTGCTGCCCAACGTTCCAGAATACGTCATCGCGGCCAACGCGATCTGGCGCTGCGCTGCGGTGGCGATCGCCATCAGTCCGTTGATGGTGGCCGAAGAAATTTCGGCCCTTCTTTCGCGGACCAAGTGCCGGATCGTCATCTCGCTGGACATGCTTTCGGACGTCATCGTAGACCCATCGATTCATCGGTTGTTGGTTTCGCTGCGCCAGCATCTGCCGTCGCTGTATCAACTCGGGTACCTCTGGGCACGGCGCACACGAACCGGCCACTGGACGCTTCCGACTGGACCGCGGTGTCAGTGGCTTTGGCAGCAAGTCGATAGAACCACCAATCGTTGGCAGCCAATCACGATCGACTGTGCCAACGACCCGGCGTACATTTTGCCGACGGGAGGCACCACGGGGACTCCCAAAGCGGTGACGCTTAGCCACACCAACCTGGTCGCCAACGCGTGGCAACAATACCAGTGGACCGGTTGCTCGTTCGCCCGCGAAACGATGCTGGCGGTACTGCCGTTCTTCCATAGCTACGGAATGTCCGCGACCGTGATGGGCGGCGCCGCGACGGGGGCGACGTTGGTGCTGCACCATCGATTCAACACTCGCCAAACCATCGATCTGATCGAAAAGCATCGGCCCACGGTGTTCCATGCGGTGCCCGCGATGTTGGTTGCCATGAACGAACGTTTTCGAAAGCATCGACCAGACATCCATGGCCTGCGATGGGTGATTTCAGGTGGTGCTCCACTCGAACAAGAAGTTGCGTCAGAGTTTCGTGATTTTACGGGTGCCTTGGTTGTCGAAGGTTACGGATTAAGCGAGGCGTCTCCGGTGACTCACGTTGGTCACCTGTTTCGCGACCCTCGCTACGGCGTGATCGGATTGCCATTGCCCGAGACCGAATGTCGAATCGTGGACGAAACCGACGGTGATACCGAGGTTTCCGAAGGCCAGGTCGGGGAACTGATTATCCGCGGTCCGCAGGTGATGATCGGATATTGGGATGACGACGCGGCGACTGCCGCT
Protein-coding regions in this window:
- a CDS encoding AMP-binding protein is translated as MGFLFRTGSPGESSPQESSPQESSLGQTSVGIAADRETVDREAADREAADREANKREANERASGPRPTGITSYRDLPAYGVLQHAAEQIPTRPAIVYGDLVWNYGRLNYDSIRVAALLQRMGVRPGDRVGILLPNVPEYVIAANAIWRCAAVAIAISPLMVAEEISALLSRTKCRIVISLDMLSDVIVDPSIHRLLVSLRQHLPSLYQLGYLWARRTRTGHWTLPTGPRCQWLWQQVDRTTNRWQPITIDCANDPAYILPTGGTTGTPKAVTLSHTNLVANAWQQYQWTGCSFARETMLAVLPFFHSYGMSATVMGGAATGATLVLHHRFNTRQTIDLIEKHRPTVFHAVPAMLVAMNERFRKHRPDIHGLRWVISGGAPLEQEVASEFRDFTGALVVEGYGLSEASPVTHVGHLFRDPRYGVIGLPLPETECRIVDETDGDTEVSEGQVGELIIRGPQVMIGYWDDDAATAAAIRGGWLFTGDLAVQETEGYYRIVGRKKDLIITSGFNVYPSEVEDVIRGAPGVLDAAVVGVVDDHRGELVKAFVVMKPGAVWDESVLDGHCAMHLSKYKRPRRWQRCQDDLPRNFLGKVLRRNLRESDVSASVDEIKETM
- a CDS encoding D-mannonate epimerase, encoding MTTYYANGSESHSLTSDDLRDALKQVFAQIGPKKKVLLLPPDQTRLFSRAGELTVQCCELLGDAVTDIMPALGTHDEMEPDQLDHMFPGVPHHLFRPHRWRDDVVTLGEVPASYVHDVTGGLYDKPWKAQVNKMLVDGGHDLIFSLGQVVPHEVIGMANYNKNVFVGTGGVEGINESHYLSAVYGIEQTLGQANTPLRQILNHAQDQFCGDMPLLYALTVIQQMPDGKLHTRGLFIGDDHETFFAAAELAGKVNITHLDHAPQHVVAYLDPREFSSTWLGNKAIYRTRLAIATGGRLTVIGPAVKKFGEDKSIDLLIRKYGYRTKAEIIQLFAENEDLRANPSAAAHLVHGSHENRFEVVYAAGKLTAEEIRSVNYTPGDVNELMNRYDVNQLEDGFHQDIDGSEFYFIQNPALGLWQAPL